In Cryptomeria japonica chromosome 10, Sugi_1.0, whole genome shotgun sequence, a genomic segment contains:
- the LOC131038515 gene encoding uncharacterized protein LOC131038515 has protein sequence MTIDTTTNQEFDSCVHLFSTNDNVHNHNKKKLQSLKNPVARNIASKVRNVTANKSGMDDELDVELLLSKNARVMLTSNLWIEAGLVNKALGNIRKNVYKLGSAPPQPPAYVLVEFDNYSGLPFDDCHPSSIPVPAIERGGSSQIPLRLAWALTIHKSQGLTLQKATIDIGPTESTGLTFVAISRVKSLQGLRIMPPFSYARYEKLNKGKQVVSRKREEERLQSIQNNSRASHKTKDVDTTFTFISTNCKMYCIGYYCKI, from the exons ATGACAATTGATACAACAACCAACCAAGAATTTGATAGCTGTGTGCATTTATTTTCAACAAACGACAATGTTCACAACCACAACAAGAAAAAATTACAATCATTAAAAAATCCAGTTGCACGCAACATTGCATCAAAAGTACGAAATGTTACTGCTAACAAAAGTGGAATGGATGATGAACTTGATGTAGAATTATTATTATCCAAAAATGCCAGAGTAATGTTGACATCAAATCTATGGATAGAAGCAGGACTTGTCAACAAAGCtttaggaaatattagaaaaaatgttTATAAACTAGGAAGTGCACCACCTCAACCACCAGCATACGTGTTAGTTGAATTTGACAATTACTCCGGACTACCATTCGATGATTGTCATCCATCCTCAATTCCAGTTCCAGCAATTGAAAGAGGTGGTTCTTCTCAAATACCATTGCGCTTGGCATGGGCACTAACAATACACAAATCTCAAGGGCTCACTCTTCAAAAGGCTACCATCGATATAGGGCCAACTGAAAGTACTGGTCTCACGTTCGTGGCAATCTCTCGTGTGAAAAGCTTACAGGGCCTACGGATCATGCCACCATTCAGCTATGCTAGGTATGAGAAATTAAACAAAGGCAAACAAGTCGTCAgcaggaaaagagaagaagaaaggcTTCAATCCATCCAGAACAATTCAC GAGCTTCACATAAAACCAAAGACGTGGACACAACTTTTACATTCATAAGTACCAATTGTAAAATGTATTGCATTGGCTATTACTGCAAAATATAA